Sequence from the Pecten maximus chromosome 8, xPecMax1.1, whole genome shotgun sequence genome:
cagaaattttgtatatacacatgtatcttcttttttatcaaaacagttctgaacattttaacattatacaaaatggttccccttctcccaattAAGGATGCTTCAGACAAGATTTGGTCAAAGTCGACTCATTCATGACTAGAAGTGATTTTTTAGGAAAAATTGACAAATGGACAATATACACCATGTCATACCATAAGCTAACTAGAGGTCCATGGGTCTTAATGTTCGCCTGAGTTCTGAAGTATTTCAGTTAAGATGTCGAGAAATAATGGGGCCACTGAGAGGCGCTAtcttacatgtattagtgttatCACTGGGAGTTAGTCGGGGCCAACATACCATCAGATTATAACCCTACGCTGATCAGGTCAATCAAGTTAGAATGAATGCCAATGGAAGtgatagtcaaaaatatgaCTTCCCTTTATATCTTGTGGCAAAGATTACACCCCTCCCCAAAGGCTGTGGTGGCATAGTGGTTAAGGTTCTCTGACACAGTATCACGAGCCCTCCACTACTGGGTTGCAAgtttgaaacccacgtggggcagttgcctggtactgactaGTACTGTAGGCCGATCCTGTTTCTCGCGTACTCTGGCGTTTCTTCACCTCAAAAACCTGACGCggtcttaaatgaccctggttgttaataggacgttcaacaaaacAAGAAACCCAAGGGCCTGAACGGTCaactgactctaaattaaatacctttatactattgtagtatgcattctctttagcgagtatagtggcactgttggcctTGGTGGCTatcttggaatttggatcaaacagaaaaataacaacacttgatcaagactatctcaggatattttctggtaagttagagctgaataccactggtggaatttgggaagaaatttgaaataggtgttgttcaggaaaaccatgattgcgcaaaatgttacaaaatggctaccattgctgccatgtcaaagtttttacaaggccgaaaaataacaacactttgttggctctccttccttaacatcctcaccaatttccagctcaatggcaccagtagAACTGgataagaagtttaaaatgtgtttttcaagatggttgccatggtggccatcttggatttctgaccaacctgaaaaataacaacatttggtcaggaccatctcaaggtcatttcaggcaagtttcagatCAATCCCACTATTGGAAttcgagaagaagtttgaaatgtgaaaagtttatgcaCGGCGGAGGGCgaaagcatgatgactataggtcatcctgacccattgggtcagatgacctaataaaccaaataaaatttcattgaaataggttcaggggtttctgagaagaagttgaaaatgaaaattgtttacAATGCACAACACCAGACAAAAGGTGATGGCAAAAGGTTAATTTAGacttgtctcaggtgacctaaaaatgaaaGTTAATTCATCCTTGTGAATAGGTCTAGATATGTCCCTGTTATCAAACGATATATATCATTGGATAAAACAACAAGCACAAAGTTGATAGTAATGGCCAcagtatttgtttattatttatccAAGGGGCATCACTTTCTGcccacacaaaaaaaaatgaaagaaaaaatgcaaCAATAAGCTTCCATTCTACAAAGCTATGCATGAGGAATATCCAATGATCAACCAATAGACTtatagtacacatgtatatttcacttatatatgaataaattataATGACTTTTCACTGATGTCAGCAAAGTCCAACCTAGCAAAGTCCTTTCATTAGGGCATCATCAACTGCCCAACTGGCATCAAAATCATTAAGACATATCAGGCACATACATATTATTTCAACTGCTCAATAACAAAGTGGCCCAATGACCCAATATTTggcatgctggagtgaagggctaccaatttaaaatgaatgatcttgatttTGATCAACATTCAATGTCAAGGCCCAATGACCTTATATTGGACCTGTAGTATCCCTGGGTGAAGAACTATCAAGTCTGTTCAATGAATAACCTTAAGTGAGtgactttcaaggtcacagggaatgaaaaccctgtgaccttgattgtAGTTCAAACTTGATAGTCTGTCACAcctgcatgctacaggcccaatataagGGCTCTGGCATATGGGTTCCTTAGATTATTGTGACAAagtaattttcaatatttttgcatatttgactcctgtgactaTGAATTTAGGTCAATGTTTTTCATTTGagctacaggtccaatatcaggtctctgtgtTTCTCAGATATTGTGAAGAAGGTTATTATTCTAAATACTTTGCATTGTGAATTGgcttattttgaaatttgacccctgtgacctatATAGAATGTACGtaggtcagggtcattcattacaacaaatttggtagcccttttaCATCcacatgctacaggaccaatatatgGTTTCTAGGCATTTTAGTTATTGAGAATAtttttaaatggtaaaattgATGCTGGTCCGGTGATAGCCGTACAACTAGACGGATCCTGGATGCCACACCATGgaataagctcacttgcccttttaATTTGAAAGGTAGGCTAAAAACTGCACTTCTTTTACCGTGACCTTAAGGAAGCTGTGGTGCccagtggttaaggtgtcccgacactttatcattagcTCTTCACCTCTGGGTCAAAAGTTCAAAACCCAcattgcctggtactgaccataggccagtggtttttctccgggttctccgACATTCCTCCACCTCCAATCAACCACACCAATCAGAGATGAGCCAATGGGTATACGTAGCACACTGCATATTGGTTTTATGTGATGCAAGTATACTACAAGATATTGTCAACTGTTTAAAATATCGATAGCCTAGACAAAAcattcaatataaattaaagtTTCCTTATATCCACATATAcagtagctacatgtatatacactatacttAACACACAGGTAATAGTATATTTCCTGATTTAGTTGTTTTTTCGGTGTTTCATCTGTATGTATGACAAATCCCAGGGACTTGAATCGGATGTCTGTAAAACAAATTTTGCTTTTGCTTTTGTCTCTTTGTAATACTGCAGATGTCCTTTTAAATCTTCGTGTAATCCTGACTTTTGTAGATTTGCCTCGGATGCCAGATTTTTCTTGGTTAAAACAGTGAAATTCAAGAAAAGCCAGATGATAATTATAGTTACAGGCTCTAGTTGCTCGAAGTCACCCCAAGTCCATAGTTTTAATTCCTTATCAATGTGCAACAAGCAGTCATTTTCAGGGTCATATAGGCAGATAGACACATGATCTGATGTTACTCCAAAAGTTGGAATCAGGAAATTTGATAATGTGCTCCTATTCCTGTTAACTTGAGCAAATCCATTTGTAATGGTTTTGGCTAAAAGTTGCTGGAATGTATTCCCACTGAAGAGATCAATTTCACATTTACTACTGCTTTCAAATTCCACACAATTTTCACATTCTTGATCCATTTCTAccttttttcttttactttgaggttcattgtcattttcatcatcatcttcatcctcCTCCTCACCATTGTCAGTTGGTTCCTTGCCAATCGCCACAGCAACAGTATCATTCACCATGATATCCACTCTGCCATGCCATGTTCCTCGTGTTCCTACATAGTAATTATAAAAATGCAAATTAACTACaagccaaggtcattcatataAAATCAGGTAGCATGTAAAATCAATCATATTTCATCGAATGAGGAGgaaactttaatttttttttacaagtgCAAATGATGTCAATAACGGTGTGGTGTAGGAACACATTTTTTGTCAGTTTATCATTTATGAGTAGGTGTTTCATCATTcagaaaaatgataattttacatttttagtCCTGTGTGGGCAAGGACCTTCTAAAGTACACATCTTCAAAACAGCCTGGGACAGAGATTGTCATTTGTGGATTTGTGATTTTAAAGAAAGCTTGTTTGAAACATCCCCCTACGGTAACCGTGTTCATCCTAATGATCAAAGCAGTAATTatatgttatacaaatatatcaatggtgtctgtgcaatagtccagaatatttgaccccaGGTACTTGTAATCAACTGCTCTATTGCACGAGGCCGAGAACATTGATCAattaccagtaccgagggtcaaatattctggactattgcacagacacccatgatatacttgcTTTATCACATAATCACTTCAAGATCGAGGCCCATAGGCCTTAAAGGTCACCTGAGCtttgaaatatttgtcaatttgaccctttttgaccccacccatcagcccatGGGTGTCAGTCAGACCAACATTTGCATACCACTGCTTTCCAAAACTGCTTAATctaaccaagttagaattaattccaaaagAAATTCACAAAATGATAATCAAAAATGTTAGCtccttatataaatataaagtaaagtaaagtttaccccctccctagtggcaaatgtgagaccccagggtcatgaaattcacaattttgataaagcacttatataatttaagacccttccatatatgaagagtatttgattctaccctATTGGGTTTTGAGAAGACAACTgctgaaatttcagtcaatttgacactttttggccccacccataaGCCCCTGGgtgtcagtcagggccaacatgtgcataccatcaaagtgtcatcccatccTGCTAAATTTAACCAAGTAAGAATTAATTTCAgtagaaatccaacaaataatagtcaaaaatgtaatttccctatataaactatagcaaagtttagcccctcccctgGGGCAGACATGATACCTCATGGTCATGaaataattttggtaaagcatccATAAGTATGTAATATATGACCCTTCAATTTATAAAGTGTAAATTTGGTTCTACCGTATCTGGGTATTTTTGCTCCGCCTCTCAGTCCCCTTGTGGGTGGCGTGGGGACCATATATTCAGAATTTAGGTTGACCCTTTAGCCATAGATGGTTTCTCCaacatttcattgaaattcGTTTaggggtttctgagaagaagtcaaaaatataaactgtttaatGATGCATGATGTTCACCGCTTGGAGGACAAAATGAGATTAGAAAAGGTCATCTCAAGTGACCTATAAGTTGGGAATTTCCCAGGTGGGGGTTCTGTTCCCTGTTGCCTCTAAATATCAAGGTTACTGTCTTTAGCGTACCTTTTTGCtcttaatattaataatatatgCCATAAagagatttgtttttaatttgctatatttctatTATTGGGCCCTACCCCTCTGGTCTATATAGGTATCCAGATCaactttatacaaaattggtttccctccAAGgccacccaaggatgtttcatgccaaatatggaccaaatctttcaatcctacaacagaaggattttaaagaaacaCAGTGTAGATATATTTCCAGTATTGGGCCCCACACCTCAGGTCTTCATGGAGCATGATCATGACCCcctatttatacaaaattggaaccccttcacccaaggatgcttcaaaccaaacaaggaccaaatcctttcattcctatGAAAGAAGGATTTAAAAGACTTTACTATATTTCCCTGTATTGCACCCCACCCAACAGGCCAATGTGGAACCAGACCCAACATCGATGATTGTTTTCAAAACCGGAACAGCACGTTGTACTTTCATTTTTATTAAGAGAGAACGGGAGTTCTATGTCATTTTACTCTGAACTCCAATTTCTTACCAATGATCCCATTTAACCATAATTTATAgcaaaaatat
This genomic interval carries:
- the LOC117333487 gene encoding uncharacterized protein LOC117333487; amino-acid sequence: MNMDTDAETSDIKAALGFRGSKEEKIVQQFFKHLNVIRFINCEIHKCNAEDGSPFSEAYITLKTTHAAMVRLRSGFVTELPSCEAVDIEDILDTNILKEFQKDGVDIFENDHHSDVCQSFLVLLNFLRDKKSHERGIGKLIASDPSTTSKETQIMTGLAHHLFSQLVPNKTYEIDENIKNLPKTCCCGCNSNICGGDTSIGTRGTWHGRVDIMVNDTVAVAIGKEPTDNGEEEDEDDDENDNEPQSKRKKVEMDQECENCVEFESSSKCEIDLFSGNTFQQLLAKTITNGFAQVNRNRSTLSNFLIPTFGVTSDHVSICLYDPENDCLLHIDKELKLWTWGDFEQLEPVTIIIIWLFLNFTVLTKKNLASEANLQKSGLHEDLKGHLQYYKETKAKAKFVLQTSDSSPWDLSYIQMKHRKNN